A single Lolium perenne isolate Kyuss_39 chromosome 6, Kyuss_2.0, whole genome shotgun sequence DNA region contains:
- the LOC127308616 gene encoding bax inhibitor 1 produces the protein MDAFFSTSSAAAGGWGYDSLKNFREISPAVQSHLKLVYLTLCFALASSAVGAYLHIALNIGGLLTLIGCIGCIAWLFSVPVYEERKRFGLLMAAALLEGASIGPLIELTIDFDPSILVTGFVGTAIAFGCFSCAAIIAKRREYMYLGGLLSSGLSILLWLQFATSIFGHSTNSFMFEVYFGLLIFLGYMVYDTQEIIERAHRGDMDYIKHALTLFTDFIAVLVRILIIMLKNAGDKSEDKKKKKRRS, from the exons ATGGACGCCTTCTTCTCGACCtcgtcggcggcggccggcggctggGGCTACGACTCCCTCAAGAACTTCCGCGAGATCTCCCCCGCCGTGCAGTCCCACCTCAAGCTC GTTTACCTGACCCTGTGTTTTGCTCTTGCCTCGTCGGCTGTGGGTGCTTACCTGCACATCGCcctgaacatcggagggttgctGACACTGATCGGGTGCATCGGATGCATCGCCTGGTTGTTTTCGGTGCCCGTCTATGAGGAG AGGAAGAGGTTTGGGCTGCTGATGGCTGCTGCCCTTCTCGAAGGGGCTTCGATCGGACCTCTGATCGAGCTCACGATAGACTTTGACCCAAG CATCCTCGTTACAGGATTTGTTGGAACTGCCATTGCCTTCGGTTGCTTCTCTTGCGCTGCCATCATCGCCAAGCGCAGGGAGTACATGTACCTTGGTGGTCTGCTCTCTTCTGGCCTGTCAATCCTGCTCTGGCTGCAGTTTGCCACATCCATCTTTGGCCACTCCACTAACAGCTTCATGTTTGAG GTTTACTTTGGCCTGTTGATCTTCCTGGGGTACATGGTGTACGACACGCAGGAGATCATCGAGAGGGCGCACCGGGGCGACATGGACTACATCAAGCACGCGCTCACCCTCTTCACCGACTTCATCGCTGTCCTTGTCCGGATCCTCATCATCATG CTCAAGAACGCAGGCGACAagtccgaggacaagaagaagaagaagaggaggtcctGA